The region TCGCGCAGCCGCTGGCTGATCACCGCGGAGACGCCGTCGCCGCGCATGGTCACGCCGTAGAGCGCGTCGCCGACCTCCATGGTCCGCTTCTGGTGGGTGATCACCAGCAGCTGCGAGTTCTCGCGCAGCTCCTCGTAGATCTCCAGCAGGCGGCCCAGGTTGGTGTCGTCGAGCGCGGCCTCGACCTCGTCGAGGATGTAGAACGGCGACGGGCGGGCCTTGAAGAGCGCCACCAGGAAGCACACGGCGACCAGCGACCGCTCGCCACCTGACAGCAGCGAGAGCCGCTTGACCTTCTTGCCGGCCGGACGGGCCTCGACCTCGATGCCGGTGTTGAGCATGTCGTCCGGCGTGGTCAGCACCAAGCGGCCCTCGCCGCCCGGGAACAACCGCGAGAAGGTCGAGTCGAAGGCCCTGCTGACGTCGGCGTACGCCTCGGTGAAGACCTGCTCGACGCGCGAGTCGACCTCGCGCACGATGTCGAGGAGGTCCTTGCGGGTCTGCTTCAGGTCCTCGAGCTGCTCGGTGAGGAACTTGTGCCGCTCCTCCATCGCCGAGAACTCCTCGAGCGCCAGCGGGTTGACCCGGCCGAGCTCGCGCAGCGACCGCTCCGCGAGGCGCAACCGCTTGGCCTGCTCGTCGCGGACGTACGGCGCCGGGGCGGGCGTCTCCTCGCCCTCGGCGACCTCGCCGCTGAAGGGCACCAGCTGGTCGGGGCCGTAGTCGGCGACGAGTCCGTCGCCGTCGAGGCCGAGCTCCTCCAGCGCACGCTCCTCGAGCTGCTCGATGCGCATCCGCTGCTGGGTGCGGGCCATCTCGTCGCGGTGGACCGAGTTGACCAGCTCGTCGTGCTCCTTGCCGAGCTCGCGCATCGCCGCACGCACCTCGCGGAGCTCCTGCTCGCGCCCGCTGCGGGACTGCTCGACCGCCGTCCGGGCCTCGGCCGCCCGGTGCACGGAGACCTCGAGGCGGCTCAGCACGTAGCCGACCGCCAGGCCGACCGCCTCGGCGGCACGGCCCTCGCGGATCATCCGCTCGCGGCGCTCGGCGGCGCGCGCGCGGGCGTCGCGCTCCTTCTCGGCCGCCCGCAGCAGCGAGTCGGCGCGACCGTGCAGCGCACGGGAGCGCTCCTCCGAGGTCCGCAGCGCGAGGCGGGCGTCCATCTCCGCCTGGCGGGCGGTGCGCGCCGCCTCGGCGAGCTGCTCGCGGACCGTGGTGTCGGGCTCGGCCTCCGGCGCGTCCTCGGCCGCCGCGAGGCGGGCCTCGAGGTCGGTCAGACCGGCGACGGCCTGGACCCGCGCCTCCTCGGCCTTCTCGATCGCCTGGGCGAGGCGGTCGGCCTCGCCGCGGGCGGCGCGCGCCTGCGAGCCGTACTGGCCGAGCTCCTCCGCGACGGCCGCCAGGGTGGCGTCCGACTCGTGCAGCTTGGCGAGGGCGACGTCGACCCGCTTGCGCGCGTCGAGCCGCTCGCTCTCGAGCCGGGACATGTCGAAGCCGAGCCGCTCCGAGGAGGCGATCGCCTCGGCGAGCTGCTCCGACGCCTCGTCGACCGCCGCCTGGATCTCGATCAGGCTCGGCTGGGAGCTGGAGCCACCGGACGCGAAGTGGGTGCCGATCAGGTCACCCTCGCGGGTCACGGCGGTGACGTCGGGCAGCGACGCCACCAGGGCACGGGCGGCGTCGAGGTCGTCGACGACGGCGACCTTGGACAGCAGCCGCGTCAGGGCCGCGCGGACGGTGTCCGGGCACTCGACGACGTCGGCGGCGTACGTCGCGCCTGCGGGCAGGCTCGGCCAGTCGCGGGCCGGGTCGTGCGTCGGGGCGGTGCCACCGCCGAGGAGCATCCCGGCGCGGCCGAGGTCGGCGCTCTTGAGGTGGGCGATCGCGCCGACGGCCGCATCCGCGTCGACGACGGCCACCGCGTCGGCGGCCGAGCCGAGCGCCTGGGCGATCGCGGTCTCGAAGCCGGAGCGGACGGTGACCAGCGCGGCGACCGACCCGAGCAGGCCGGAGATCTCCTCGCTGGCGGCCAGCAGGGCGCCGACGCCGTCCTTGCGGTTGAGGCCGAGCTCGAGCGCGTCCTTGCGGGCGGCGAGCCCGGTGCGGTCCCGGTCGGCCTGGAGCGCCTCGTCCCGGGCCTTGGCGAGCCGGTCCTCGACGTCGTCGAGCGCGGCCGTGGCGGCCTCGTGCTCGGCGTCGAGCCCCTCCTCGCCTGCATCGAGGCCGGCGACCCGGGTCTCGAGCGAGGTGAAGTCGCGCTGGGCGCGGTCGGCGCGGGCCACGGCCTCCTCGCGTGCCAGCCCGAGGCGGCCGACCTCCTCGTCGGCGGCGGTCGCGCGCGAGCGCAGGGTGTTGACCTGGCCGTGCAGCCGGGCGAGGCCCTCACGCCGGTCGGCGGCGGCGCGCTGGAGCGCGGCGATCTTGCGGTCCTCCTCGGCGGCGGCGTCCTCGGCGGCGCGGCGGCCGGTGACGGCCTCCTCCAGCGCGACCCGGTGGGCGTCCACCTCGGCGGTGATCCGCTGCTCCTGCTCGCGGACCTGACCGGCCTCCGCCTCGAGCTGCTCGGGGTCCCGCCCGGAGCGTGCCTCCTCGACGTCGGCGGTGCCGGCGGCGTTGCGGATCCGCTCGGCGGCCAGCGACTGGGTGCTGCGCAGACGCTCACGGAGCCCGGACAGGGCGAACCACACCTCCTGGGCCCGGGCTAGCGCCGGCAGGTCCTCGCGCAGGGCGGCCTCCAGCGCCGTCTCCTGCTCGGCGCGGCGGGCGACTTCGGCCTCGACCTGCTCGCGGCGCGCGACCAGGATCGACTCGTCGGCCATCTCCTGCTGCAGCGCGATCCGGGCCGTCGTCAGGTCGTCGGCCAGCAGGCGGGCGCGGGCGTCGCGGACGTCGGCCTGGACGGTCTGCGCCCGACGCGCGACCTCGGCCTGACGACCGAGCGGCTTGAGCTGGCGCCGGATCTCGACCAGCAGGTCGTTGAGCCGGGTCAGGTTGCCCTCGGTGGAGTCCAGCTTGCGGAGCGCCTTCTCCTTGCGCTTGCGGTGCTTGAGGACGCCTGCCGCCTCCTCGATGAAGCCCCGGCGGTCCTCGGGCGTCGCGTGGAGGATCGTGTCGAGCTGTCCCTGCCCGACGATCACGTGCATCTCGCGGCCGATGCCGGAGTCGGAGAGCAGCTCCTGGACGTCGAGCAGACGGCACGAGCTGCCGTTGATGGCGTACTCGGACCCACCGCTGCGGAACATCGTGCGGGTGATCGTGACCTCGGAGTACTCGATCGGCAGCGCGCCGTCGGAGTTGTCGATGGTCAGGACGACCTCGGCGCGCCCGAGCGGCGGGCGCCCCGACGTACCGGCGAAGATGACGTCCTCCATCTTGCCGCCGCGCAGCGACTTGGCGCCCTGCTCACCCATCACCCAGGCGAGCGCGTCGACGACGTTGGACTTGCCGGAGCCGTTGGGACCCACGATGCAGGTGATCCCGGGCTCGAGCTGGAGCGTCGTCGAGGAGGCGAAGGACTTGAACCCCTTCAGGGTCAGGCTCTTCAGGTACAACGCGGGCTCCCAGCTCATCGGTATCGAGGTACTGATACGAACGCTGCATCCTCGCAGCCGGCCGTGGGGGAAGCTCAGCGGGGCTCACGTTACCCGGAGCCACCCCCGATCGGTGGCATCCGGGGGCGCGGGTCTCGTCCGCCTTAGGGTCCTGCCATGGAGTTGATCGGCACCGGGCGGGACGCGGACGTCTTCGCGTACGACGACGGCCTGGTCCTGCGGCGCAACCGCGACGGGCGCAGCAGCGAGCGGGAAGGGGCGCTGATGGTCCGGCTCGCCGGCCTCGGCTATCCGCTCCCCCGCGTCCACTCGGTGAGGGGACCGGAGATGGTCATGGAGCGGGTCGACGGCCCGACCCTCGGGGCCGAGCTGTTCGCCGGCACGCGGCCGGCCGAGGAGGGCGCGGCGATCCTCGCCGACCTGCACCGCGGCCTGCATGCGCTGCCGTGGCCCGGTGCCGCACCGGGCGAGTGCCTGGTGCACCTGGACCTGCACCCGCTCAACGTGATCATGACGGGCGGCGGACCGGTGTTGATCGACTGGACCAACGCGCGTGAGGGCCGGCCCGGGCTCGACGTTGCGGTCACGGTGCTGACGATCGCCCAGGTCGGCCTGGCCGACGACGACCTGCGCGACGTGCTCCTCGGCTTCCTCGCCGAGTTCGTCGTCCGGGTCGCCACGCCGTACGCCGCGGAGCTGCCGGAGGCGGTCGCGTTCCGTCGCGCCAACCCGCACCAGACCCCGGCCGAGGCCGCGCTCTTCGACGACGCCGTGGAGCTCACCCGACGCTGGGCGTGACCGCCTCGTCGGCGTGCGCGATGTGGGAGAGCTGGCCCCAGATCAGCACCACGAAGACCGCCGACCCGGCGAACGCGAACCAGAACGGCGCGGTCACACCCCAGTGCTGGGCCAGGACGCCCCCGATGCCGGCCCCGACGACGAGGCCGCCGTACACGCCGACGAGGTTCACGCTGCCGACCCTGCCCTGGAGCTCCGTGGGCACGGCCCGCTGGCGGACGGTCAGCGACGTG is a window of Nocardioides conyzicola DNA encoding:
- the smc gene encoding chromosome segregation protein SMC, which translates into the protein MYLKSLTLKGFKSFASSTTLQLEPGITCIVGPNGSGKSNVVDALAWVMGEQGAKSLRGGKMEDVIFAGTSGRPPLGRAEVVLTIDNSDGALPIEYSEVTITRTMFRSGGSEYAINGSSCRLLDVQELLSDSGIGREMHVIVGQGQLDTILHATPEDRRGFIEEAAGVLKHRKRKEKALRKLDSTEGNLTRLNDLLVEIRRQLKPLGRQAEVARRAQTVQADVRDARARLLADDLTTARIALQQEMADESILVARREQVEAEVARRAEQETALEAALREDLPALARAQEVWFALSGLRERLRSTQSLAAERIRNAAGTADVEEARSGRDPEQLEAEAGQVREQEQRITAEVDAHRVALEEAVTGRRAAEDAAAEEDRKIAALQRAAADRREGLARLHGQVNTLRSRATAADEEVGRLGLAREEAVARADRAQRDFTSLETRVAGLDAGEEGLDAEHEAATAALDDVEDRLAKARDEALQADRDRTGLAARKDALELGLNRKDGVGALLAASEEISGLLGSVAALVTVRSGFETAIAQALGSAADAVAVVDADAAVGAIAHLKSADLGRAGMLLGGGTAPTHDPARDWPSLPAGATYAADVVECPDTVRAALTRLLSKVAVVDDLDAARALVASLPDVTAVTREGDLIGTHFASGGSSSQPSLIEIQAAVDEASEQLAEAIASSERLGFDMSRLESERLDARKRVDVALAKLHESDATLAAVAEELGQYGSQARAARGEADRLAQAIEKAEEARVQAVAGLTDLEARLAAAEDAPEAEPDTTVREQLAEAARTARQAEMDARLALRTSEERSRALHGRADSLLRAAEKERDARARAAERRERMIREGRAAEAVGLAVGYVLSRLEVSVHRAAEARTAVEQSRSGREQELREVRAAMRELGKEHDELVNSVHRDEMARTQQRMRIEQLEERALEELGLDGDGLVADYGPDQLVPFSGEVAEGEETPAPAPYVRDEQAKRLRLAERSLRELGRVNPLALEEFSAMEERHKFLTEQLEDLKQTRKDLLDIVREVDSRVEQVFTEAYADVSRAFDSTFSRLFPGGEGRLVLTTPDDMLNTGIEVEARPAGKKVKRLSLLSGGERSLVAVCFLVALFKARPSPFYILDEVEAALDDTNLGRLLEIYEELRENSQLLVITHQKRTMEVGDALYGVTMRGDGVSAVISQRLREAESA
- a CDS encoding phosphotransferase — protein: MELIGTGRDADVFAYDDGLVLRRNRDGRSSEREGALMVRLAGLGYPLPRVHSVRGPEMVMERVDGPTLGAELFAGTRPAEEGAAILADLHRGLHALPWPGAAPGECLVHLDLHPLNVIMTGGGPVLIDWTNAREGRPGLDVAVTVLTIAQVGLADDDLRDVLLGFLAEFVVRVATPYAAELPEAVAFRRANPHQTPAEAALFDDAVELTRRWA